A genomic stretch from Ureibacillus composti includes:
- a CDS encoding NADP-dependent oxidoreductase, with translation MRAVVIDEYGSKNVLVERELPKPEIKSNQVLVEVYATSVNPIDWKLRAGYLKGMLDWTFPIILGWDVAGKIVEVGDQVKDFQVGDEVFARPDTTPRGTYAEYTTVDEELLAKKPSNLTFEEAASIPLAGLTAWQCLVDQTKVKQGDKVLIYAGAGGVGSLAIQMAKHLGAYVATTASEKNEAYVKKLGADEFINYRTQQFEEELSDYDVVIDTIGGDILNKSFTILKPGGRLVTIAGQPDPALIEKHRVTASSYWLTPNGKQLAELGELLEKVILKPQVGSVFDFSAEALQKAHELSETNHAKGKIVIKVK, from the coding sequence ATGCGTGCTGTGGTGATTGATGAATATGGTAGTAAAAATGTATTAGTAGAACGGGAGCTACCGAAACCAGAAATAAAGTCAAACCAAGTACTTGTTGAGGTTTATGCAACGTCTGTTAATCCAATTGATTGGAAGCTTCGCGCTGGGTATTTGAAGGGGATGCTTGATTGGACTTTTCCTATTATCCTCGGTTGGGATGTTGCAGGAAAGATTGTGGAAGTTGGAGATCAAGTAAAGGATTTTCAGGTTGGCGATGAAGTTTTTGCACGCCCAGATACGACCCCTAGAGGTACATATGCGGAATACACTACTGTGGATGAAGAATTACTTGCCAAAAAGCCGAGTAACCTAACATTTGAAGAAGCTGCCTCTATTCCATTAGCAGGCCTAACCGCTTGGCAATGTTTAGTGGACCAAACAAAAGTCAAACAGGGTGATAAAGTCCTCATCTATGCCGGAGCTGGTGGTGTAGGTAGCTTGGCGATCCAAATGGCCAAACATTTAGGTGCCTATGTTGCGACAACAGCGAGTGAAAAAAATGAAGCATACGTAAAAAAGCTTGGTGCAGATGAATTCATTAATTACCGCACCCAACAATTTGAAGAAGAATTAAGTGACTATGATGTGGTCATTGATACAATAGGTGGCGATATTTTAAATAAAAGCTTCACAATATTAAAACCTGGTGGCAGACTCGTCACGATTGCAGGACAACCGGATCCAGCATTAATCGAAAAGCATCGAGTAACCGCAAGCTCCTATTGGTTAACGCCAAATGGCAAACAGCTGGCTGAACTAGGCGAATTACTTGAGAAAGTTATCCTTAAACCTCAAGTGGGGAGTGTATTTGATTTTTCAGCAGAAGCATTACAAAAAGCACATGAATTAAGTGAAACAAATCATGCCAAAGGGAAAATAGTAATCAAAGTTAAATAA
- a CDS encoding DUF4153 domain-containing protein, with protein MDINNLITENIANPHELERMYRKDPKAFKKSFSRAWEQNPDSPILGVWYERLHFKETAEKSPLRQKGFLFMGILAVLAGIITRIIFHFVEQEAIAPINLAFGVIPFIAAYFVYSNTPKKGVIYSLAALFLISGFYINMLPFNYTDSMILAYLHLPIFLWVLVGLAFAGNEYSKGNTRLAYIKFNLEFCILYACMAVSGMVLAALTMRLFSFVGLDIEDFYFSNVVLFGAAALAIVAAYLVSMNLKLAKNITPYIAKIFSPLVLITLMVYLITVIWVGKNPFLDRNFLIAFNGILLGVLAVTIFSITESDSDEKKNISDYINVALIVLALIIDSVALSAIVFRLSSYGITPNRLAVLGVNVLVCANLIWIMLSYMRFLQNKSGPSTIQDAVTKYLPVYGLWAAFVIFTFPIIF; from the coding sequence ATGGACATTAACAATTTGATTACTGAAAATATTGCGAACCCCCATGAGCTGGAGAGAATGTATAGAAAAGACCCAAAAGCATTTAAGAAGTCATTTTCACGCGCTTGGGAACAAAATCCGGATTCTCCGATTCTGGGTGTTTGGTATGAAAGATTGCATTTCAAAGAGACGGCAGAAAAATCTCCATTGCGTCAAAAGGGTTTCTTATTCATGGGCATTTTAGCCGTACTGGCCGGGATCATCACGAGGATTATTTTCCACTTTGTCGAACAGGAAGCCATTGCTCCAATTAACCTGGCTTTTGGAGTAATTCCCTTTATTGCTGCCTACTTTGTATACAGTAATACGCCAAAAAAGGGTGTTATTTATTCCCTTGCGGCGTTGTTCCTAATTTCAGGATTTTATATTAATATGCTGCCATTTAATTATACAGACAGTATGATCCTTGCTTATTTACACCTTCCCATATTCTTATGGGTATTAGTAGGGCTAGCTTTTGCAGGAAATGAATATTCAAAAGGCAATACAAGATTAGCCTATATTAAATTTAATTTGGAGTTTTGTATTCTCTACGCCTGCATGGCAGTTAGCGGAATGGTACTAGCAGCATTAACTATGCGGTTATTTAGCTTTGTTGGTTTAGATATAGAAGACTTCTATTTTAGTAATGTCGTATTATTTGGTGCTGCTGCTCTCGCTATTGTGGCAGCATACCTGGTATCAATGAATCTTAAACTGGCTAAAAATATTACACCTTATATTGCTAAAATCTTTAGTCCGCTTGTCTTGATCACATTGATGGTCTATCTAATCACGGTAATCTGGGTCGGAAAAAATCCATTCTTGGACCGCAATTTCCTAATCGCCTTCAACGGAATACTCCTTGGTGTATTGGCCGTTACGATATTTTCAATTACCGAGAGCGACTCAGACGAGAAAAAGAACATTTCAGATTATATAAATGTTGCCTTAATTGTTCTTGCGCTGATCATTGACAGTGTGGCGCTGTCAGCCATCGTGTTCAGACTTTCTTCTTATGGAATTACGCCGAATAGACTTGCTGTGCTAGGAGTAAACGTACTGGTTTGCGCAAATCTAATTTGGATTATGCTTTCCTATATGCGTTTCCTACAAAACAAATCTGGACCTTCAACGATCCAAGATGCCGTTACAAAGTATTTGCCCGTTTACGGACTTTGGGCAGCCTTCGTTATTTTTACTTTTCCTATCATTTTCTAA
- a CDS encoding MaoC/PaaZ C-terminal domain-containing protein: MDFEKYIGLSGGYRKLEYNWRDIALYALAVGAHKEDLNYYYEKEMKAIPTYGAIPYWNAINTTPQRPTPYPASLIVVEELQRELGVLLNFLHMEHELIMHKPIDPIKGSFIFEDVITNIYDRGKDKGIIVKTELKVYDEAGNSVCTNISSTVIFAMGGFGGEKPPKSTVVIPEREPDYVVSDYISETQNILYRLTGDTNHIHVNPELAKEAGFQAPFMQGLCSLGFACRMGIEAIIPNEPERMTRISAQMRSICYPDTKVQFVGWEVEGGVYFKLLNAETSEAILDKGMFAYK; the protein is encoded by the coding sequence ATGGATTTTGAAAAATATATTGGACTCAGTGGGGGCTATAGAAAGTTAGAATACAATTGGAGAGACATTGCCCTATATGCTCTTGCGGTAGGTGCACATAAAGAAGATCTAAACTATTATTACGAGAAAGAGATGAAAGCAATCCCAACATATGGAGCCATCCCTTATTGGAACGCAATAAATACGACACCTCAAAGACCGACTCCATATCCTGCATCCCTTATTGTCGTGGAAGAGTTACAAAGGGAATTAGGAGTACTACTAAACTTTCTTCACATGGAACATGAATTAATCATGCATAAACCCATTGATCCTATTAAAGGTTCTTTTATATTTGAAGATGTTATAACGAATATATATGACCGAGGAAAAGATAAGGGGATTATTGTTAAAACAGAATTGAAGGTTTACGATGAAGCAGGAAATTCGGTTTGTACGAACATTTCAAGTACGGTCATTTTTGCTATGGGCGGATTTGGGGGAGAAAAACCTCCTAAGAGTACAGTGGTAATTCCTGAGCGTGAACCAGATTATGTTGTTTCTGATTATATTAGTGAGACTCAGAACATTCTATATCGACTGACAGGGGATACCAATCATATACATGTAAACCCAGAGTTAGCAAAAGAAGCAGGTTTTCAAGCTCCTTTCATGCAAGGATTATGTTCACTTGGATTTGCTTGCAGAATGGGGATTGAAGCAATCATTCCAAATGAGCCAGAAAGGATGACACGAATTTCTGCTCAAATGAGAAGTATTTGCTATCCAGACACAAAAGTGCAGTTTGTCGGGTGGGAGGTAGAAGGTGGAGTATACTTTAAGTTGTTAAACGCCGAAACATCTGAAGCGATCCTTGATAAGGGAATGTTTGCGTATAAATAA
- a CDS encoding VOC family protein: MKIHKIDHVGIIVNDLSAAKEFFIDFGLDVLGEAEVDGKWAERIIGLTDVKSTIVMLGMPDGQAALELVKFHTSSDIGIQQSFANHIAFAVEDIESIVAKLKKKGTEVFFDIQNYGNAYKLCFVRGPEGIVLELAEKIKN; the protein is encoded by the coding sequence ATGAAGATACATAAAATAGATCATGTAGGGATCATTGTAAATGACCTTTCAGCTGCTAAAGAGTTTTTTATCGATTTTGGGCTAGACGTGCTAGGGGAAGCAGAAGTGGATGGGAAGTGGGCAGAACGGATTATTGGGCTTACTGATGTGAAGTCGACCATTGTCATGTTAGGGATGCCAGATGGCCAGGCTGCTTTGGAGTTGGTCAAATTCCATACGTCGTCAGATATAGGAATTCAGCAATCTTTTGCAAATCATATTGCCTTTGCAGTTGAAGATATTGAATCCATTGTGGCCAAATTGAAAAAGAAAGGCACGGAAGTCTTTTTTGACATACAAAACTACGGTAACGCTTATAAGTTATGCTTCGTTCGTGGGCCAGAAGGGATCGTTTTAGAGCTGGCAGAGAAAATCAAAAATTAA
- a CDS encoding nucleic acid-binding protein, translating into MKRICHQCQTEMIEDCKVSVEGDFSGIKITQKRKGMFNSISAKAKASVCPSCGYVAFYIDEFKDFNK; encoded by the coding sequence ATGAAAAGAATTTGTCATCAATGCCAAACAGAAATGATTGAGGATTGCAAAGTAAGTGTTGAAGGGGATTTCTCTGGAATTAAGATTACTCAAAAACGTAAAGGAATGTTCAATAGTATTTCCGCAAAGGCTAAAGCATCTGTATGTCCAAGTTGTGGGTATGTAGCTTTCTATATTGATGAATTTAAAGATTTTAATAAGTAG
- a CDS encoding S-layer homology domain-containing protein: MANTTRVGILLIILLLFTNINPLTSSAARVNLLPFEDEELGRNSYAYLSIYGVPSNEMKEDFINEISKYAIEANEKWGIPASAIIGMAILESGYGTTRIAINANNIFGIKVWGYNPVFAWQLKGQPDEDYEAVPVLADYGQDRKIYDESKRRDNWYRAFDSYKEAVDYLAGNLLLNQRYRFAKTNYEERIKSGWSLEQASKEYAYDIANAGYNHLGGEYYRKKIGSIMDEQDLTQYDYRGFRDVRGHWAEKQIMFLAEKGWISGYSNGTYKPNNSLTRAQAATIISNYLALTPTNESISFSDVDKAFWAFDPISLVAQHKIMNGVGDGRFSPNTILTRAQMAQIFYSAGFYSKSVNNPMNSFLDVEKNFWAYIAIETMKQEGIMAGYQDGRFGPNDFTTRAQMAAIIYKLHEKGLNN; encoded by the coding sequence TTGGCAAATACAACAAGAGTAGGAATATTGCTTATCATTTTGTTACTATTTACAAATATTAATCCGTTAACTTCAAGTGCAGCTAGGGTAAATCTCTTACCATTTGAAGATGAAGAGCTAGGCAGAAATAGTTATGCTTATTTATCGATATACGGAGTTCCTTCAAACGAAATGAAAGAGGATTTTATAAACGAAATCTCTAAATATGCAATAGAAGCAAATGAAAAGTGGGGAATCCCTGCTAGTGCGATTATTGGAATGGCCATTCTTGAAAGCGGATATGGAACAACAAGAATAGCGATCAATGCGAATAATATCTTCGGAATAAAGGTATGGGGATATAATCCGGTTTTTGCGTGGCAACTAAAGGGACAACCCGATGAAGACTATGAAGCGGTACCTGTTTTAGCAGATTATGGACAAGACCGAAAAATATATGATGAAAGCAAAAGAAGAGATAACTGGTATCGTGCGTTCGATTCTTATAAAGAAGCGGTTGATTATTTAGCAGGAAACTTACTATTAAATCAGAGGTATCGTTTCGCCAAAACAAATTATGAAGAAAGAATCAAAAGTGGATGGAGTTTGGAGCAAGCATCTAAAGAATATGCTTACGATATTGCCAATGCCGGATATAACCATTTGGGCGGTGAATATTACCGAAAAAAGATAGGCTCAATAATGGACGAACAGGATTTAACTCAATATGATTATAGAGGATTTAGAGATGTAAGGGGACATTGGGCTGAAAAACAAATTATGTTCCTAGCAGAAAAGGGTTGGATCTCTGGTTATTCTAATGGAACATATAAGCCAAATAATTCTTTAACAAGAGCTCAAGCCGCTACAATTATTAGTAACTACTTAGCACTGACGCCAACAAATGAAAGTATTTCATTTAGTGATGTGGATAAAGCCTTTTGGGCATTCGATCCGATTAGTTTAGTAGCGCAACATAAAATAATGAATGGTGTTGGCGATGGACGTTTTTCTCCAAATACCATTTTAACAAGAGCGCAAATGGCACAGATCTTCTATAGTGCTGGTTTTTATAGCAAATCTGTGAATAATCCTATGAATTCATTTTTAGATGTCGAGAAAAACTTTTGGGCATATATTGCGATTGAAACAATGAAACAAGAAGGAATTATGGCTGGCTATCAAGATGGACGATTTGGCCCTAATGATTTCACAACAAGAGCGCAAATGGCCGCTATTATTTATAAATTGCATGAAAAAGGGTTAAATAATTAA
- a CDS encoding alpha/beta hydrolase, giving the protein MGYFVTVEPGVNIYVEDINPSGNKTILFIHGWPLSHKQFEYQFNVLPAMGYRCIGIDWRGFGNSDKPFNGYSFDRLADDIYAVVEALDLKDFTLAGHSTGGALVIRYMARHKGYGVSKLVLIDAQSPSSVQKEVANTFITETLNDRPNMLRKLTDSFFFQYITEPFSDWFFQIGLQAASWSTAAVMMSLRDENVYHDLGKIVVPTLIIHGFHDQLVPFKNAQETNKLIRNSQLVPFQYSGHATFYDERDKFNQLLIQFIG; this is encoded by the coding sequence ATGGGATATTTTGTTACAGTGGAACCTGGTGTAAATATATATGTAGAGGACATAAACCCTAGTGGAAATAAAACCATTCTGTTTATACATGGTTGGCCATTAAGTCATAAGCAATTTGAATATCAGTTTAATGTTCTTCCAGCAATGGGATATCGATGTATAGGGATTGACTGGAGGGGTTTCGGTAATTCGGATAAACCATTCAATGGATACAGCTTTGACAGATTGGCAGATGATATTTATGCAGTAGTCGAGGCTTTGGACTTAAAAGACTTCACACTAGCTGGACACTCTACAGGAGGCGCGCTCGTGATTCGATATATGGCTCGCCATAAAGGGTATGGCGTTTCAAAACTTGTCCTAATAGACGCCCAATCCCCGTCTAGTGTACAAAAAGAAGTAGCCAATACGTTCATTACAGAAACACTTAATGATCGTCCTAATATGTTGCGGAAACTTACGGACTCTTTCTTCTTCCAGTACATTACTGAGCCCTTTTCAGACTGGTTCTTCCAGATAGGCTTACAAGCTGCCAGTTGGTCGACGGCTGCGGTCATGATGTCATTAAGAGATGAGAATGTGTACCATGATCTTGGCAAAATAGTAGTTCCTACGCTAATTATTCACGGCTTTCATGATCAATTGGTTCCTTTTAAAAATGCACAAGAGACAAATAAATTAATCAGAAATTCACAGCTCGTCCCCTTTCAATATAGCGGCCATGCAACTTTCTATGATGAACGTGACAAATTCAACCAGCTACTAATCCAATTTATTGGATGA
- a CDS encoding DUF6194 family protein — MNEVEFEKIVMELPNVHREESFGYAMFFVGNDNRLPFVTIAKTDNDFDHMSNLERDGVFRLNIGISKETFNKLISNRLDEEIDYSVLNLFLPHPHYANQHFVCILNPEGDNLEKTKQLIIEAHSIAEGRLQNKKS; from the coding sequence ATGAACGAAGTAGAATTTGAAAAAATTGTGATGGAATTGCCGAATGTTCACCGAGAGGAGAGCTTCGGATATGCGATGTTTTTTGTTGGAAACGACAATCGCTTACCGTTTGTAACTATTGCCAAAACAGACAATGACTTTGATCATATGTCCAATCTTGAACGCGATGGTGTATTTCGCCTCAATATTGGAATAAGCAAAGAGACATTCAACAAACTGATCAGTAACCGATTGGATGAGGAAATCGATTATTCGGTCTTAAATTTATTTCTCCCACATCCCCATTATGCAAACCAACACTTTGTCTGCATCCTGAATCCAGAGGGCGACAATTTAGAAAAAACGAAGCAACTCATTATAGAGGCACATTCGATTGCTGAAGGTCGACTTCAAAATAAAAAGAGTTAA
- a CDS encoding nitroreductase family protein yields MTTFQAKDYRTAEHEIADLFLNRWSPRAYADKPVADDVLNRIFEAARWAPSSGNNQPWRFIVAKTKADLEKFHPILMEGNIVWAKNAPVLAIVVSDNTKGSNEFDAGAAWGFLSLQAAKEGLVTHPMSGIYKDVAKEVLNIPENFDVHLAIAIGYKGDKEMLSPELQERETPSGRRPLEEILFEGSFK; encoded by the coding sequence ATGACAACATTCCAAGCAAAAGATTACCGTACAGCTGAACACGAGATTGCAGATTTATTTTTAAATCGTTGGTCTCCACGTGCTTATGCTGACAAACCAGTAGCAGATGACGTATTAAATCGAATTTTCGAAGCAGCGCGTTGGGCACCTTCTTCAGGTAACAACCAACCTTGGCGCTTCATTGTCGCTAAAACAAAGGCTGATCTAGAAAAGTTCCATCCAATTTTAATGGAAGGAAACATCGTATGGGCTAAAAATGCACCAGTGTTAGCAATAGTAGTTTCAGATAATACAAAAGGTTCAAATGAATTTGATGCAGGCGCAGCTTGGGGATTCCTTTCATTGCAAGCGGCTAAAGAAGGCTTAGTCACTCACCCAATGAGCGGTATTTACAAAGATGTGGCGAAGGAAGTATTAAACATTCCTGAAAACTTCGATGTACACTTAGCCATCGCAATTGGTTACAAAGGTGATAAAGAAATGCTTTCTCCCGAATTACAAGAACGCGAAACACCATCAGGTCGCCGCCCATTAGAAGAAATTTTATTTGAAGGTTCATTCAAATAG